From a region of the Rhipicephalus microplus isolate Deutch F79 chromosome X, USDA_Rmic, whole genome shotgun sequence genome:
- the Elp4 gene encoding elongator complex protein 4, whose product MSSSFQKSTRPAHRGIAGTKLSPHTAETVLSCGVSSLDYILGGGLPLGGILLVEEDAFGTYCGQLLKYYVAEGIEQQHHIYLASGVFEPTKFLRELPRTLQVAAGSTTQHVPASVASDGDLKIAFRYERMAKQDSLLDYEELNHVFDFSDRIESTKLASACVVTFDPYVRWGEATNGHVGAPLEPNYESVLADVNRLVDEAKADENQSHFAVRIALQGLCSPTWGSVAGFSTFLHALKAVIRGEPVSVFVTVPAVITRAHPSVLRRCRRLADIVLKIQAFDDHERGANPLYKSYHGLLKIVKLCRLSSLGTRMPECDFLFHQRSKKFVVERLHLPPELGPDENALTESKIPGLACASNQNFSF is encoded by the coding sequence ATGAGCAGCAGCTTCCAAAAGAGTACGAGACCTGCTCATCGTGGTATTGCGGGTACAAAGTTGTCGCCGCATACTGCAGAGACAGTGTTGTCGTGTGGTGTTTCTTCCTTAGATTACATTCTCGGTGGCGGCTTGCCTCTTGGAGGTATACTGCTGGTGGAGGAGGACGCTTTCGGTACCTACTGCGGGCAGTTGCTCAAGTACTACGTAGCAGAAGGAATTGAGCAGCAGCACCACATTTACCTTGCTAGCGGAGTCTTTGAGCCGACAAAGTTTCTTCGCGAACTGCCGAGAACATTGCAGGTGGCTGCTGGCAGCACGACGCAGCATGTGCCAGCGTCTGTCGCTAGTGATGGCGACTTGAAGATAGCGTTCCGCTACGAACGCATGGCGAAACAAGACTCTCTTCTAGATTACGAGGAATTGAACCATGTTTTTGACTTCTCTGATCGCATTGAAAGTACAAAGCTCGCCAGTGCTTGTGTAGTGACGTTCGACCCATACGTACGATGGGGAGAAGCGACGAATGGGCACGTAGGTGCTCCTTTAGAACCAAATTACGAGTCTGTGCTTGCCGATGTGAACAGACTCGTTGACGAAGCAAAAGCAGATGAGAACCAGTCGCATTTTGCTGTTAGAATAGCCCTGCAAGGGCTCTGTTCTCCGACATGGGGTTCGGTGGCGGGGTTTTCCACCTTCCTTCACGCGTTAAAAGCGGTAATCAGAGGCGAGCCAGTCAGTGTGTTTGTAACAGTCCCAGCAGTAATCACGAGGGCGCACCCCAGCGTTCTCCGGCGTTGCCGCCGTTTGGCAGACATCGTACTTAAGATCCAGGCGTTTGACGACCATGAGCGAGGCGCCAACCCGTTGTACAAAAGTTATCACGGACTCCTGAAAATCGTCAAGCTGTGTCGCCTGTCGTCACTAGGCACCCGCATGCCTGAATGTGACTTTCTGTTTCACCAGAGAAGCAAGAAGTTTGTGGTTGAAAGACTGCATTTGCCTCCAGAACTTGGCCCTGATGAGAATGCACTCACAGAATCTAAGATACCAGGCTTGGCATGTGCCAGCAATCAAAACTTCAGTTTCTGA